CCTTGAGGTGGTAACGGGACTGGAGAGTGCGAAGGAGGGTAGTTTCGCGGTTATTCTCCTTAGCCTTGACGGCGGCAAAGTCGAGAGGCTGGGAGTCCTTCTGCTCCATAATGAAGAGAGAAAGACGGTGGTAGGGACTTCCCTTCTGAGCAACGGGCGGTAGCCAGGGGAGAACGACCTGGGAATCTTCCAAAAGCTGCGCGAGGTCGACCTTGGTGGAGGTGGCCGAGATGGGGACGTTGACGGCCAGGAAGTGTGTCTTGTAGTCAAAGTTATTGTTCTCAACGTTCGGGACATCAGGGTCGACAACTGCGATAGTGACCAGCTTTTCACCACCCTCAAAGATTTGCACGTCGAGTTTAGGTGCGCTTGTGCTGAGTTTTGCTTCGACAAATTCGCCGGCTTGGACTTGTCGCTTGCCGAAGTACAACTTTGTTTCGACGACGGGGTCGCAGTGAGGCAGAACATCAGGAATGACGTTCATCTGGGTGATACGCTGGACGAGAATCTTGCGGCGGTATTCGCGCCATTTGCGGTCGGCCAAAAAGCGGTAGATGGGCTTGGACATGTCACCTGAATTAACAGATATCGAACAATTAGGCTCATCTCAACGTGATCGGTTCATCTAGAGACCTTTACCTTCATTATCTTCGAACTTTCGCTTGACCAAGGGGTCGTTAATATCGGCCAAAACCTTGAGGCGCTCCAGGTGTAATTGCATCGCAGTAACGCGGGACTTCTTCGCCTTTGCTCCTCCGGCCTCCTCGACAGACAAAGCCTCTTGTCTGGCAAGGCGTTGCCTCATTGTCTCGATCTCCTTCAATTTCTCTTCGCGGTCCGCAAGCAAAATCTTCCGGGCTTCTTGGAAACATTGGTAAGGCAGTTGTTCGAAAGGAAGGTTTTCTGAATCTTGGAGCGCGGCACGGCGACGACGAGATCCAATGGGGGCAGTTCCCTGTCGGAGCAATCGTCTTTCAAGACGAGGACTCGTCACAAGAGAGGGATCGGGTGCCTTGTGGAAAGGTTTGCTCGGAGTTTCAGCTTCGGGCTCTCGAACGCTGGCAGTCGATTGGAAAGCTCGTGTTTGGAGCTGGACACCAGCCACGCCTCTAGAGTAGGTGTTGCGAAGGCATTGGAGTAGAGGCTTTGAAGCCCGTTCGCAGTGGACCATGATTCAAAGGATAGAGATTTATGATGGGTTTGGCTGAGGATCCGACGTTGTTGTCTTCCCGGGGAACTTTTTCTGTTCGGACATGACCTGTCACGTGACCGTCCTAGTGGCGCCGTTTGCTGCTCCCTGCCTGAGTTGCACGGTGCGCAAACTCACCCATGATCCCCTCGATGAATTTTGCAGGTAAGACCCGAGACGTCTTTCCAGTTGCAATTTTTTTCAGCCAGTTGCAATATATTGTTCTGACAATATCATCCATAAGTTCTGCATGTATTCATCTTCCGAATGCGGCCGCGGGCAAAAGGGATCCGTCTCGAACCAGGCTTTCACGGCTTTTTGAACCCCTGCATTATCCTTGGTAATAGGACTACGTGCGTCAAAGTCCATAATCTATAAACTAACACTTCGTCTCTTGAAATTGGGATCGGCCTTTGTAGTATGCTCATACGTGCTAGAGTCAGGGACAAGCCGTTCTACATCCTTGAGTGGCAGTACACGCCGCACAGCATTGCGATCTAGAAGGGTGCCGCCCAATGCAAAATCAATGTCCATGGTATCGATTTTAGTATGCCAATGCAGGATTGCGAGATCATCTGCCATGCTTCTCGCGTACTCTTCGGCATCTAGGCCCAGCTCTTGGACCTGGTCCACATGGAGCTTATAGTCCCTAAGCGAGGAAAACCTGCTCCCACCTGGCCGTAATACTCCGAAGCGCCTGCGTCCTAAAAGGGCACGGACGAGGCAGTCCTTATCAGCAGGGTCTGCTTTCACTTTCGAGGCAATGGCCGGGTTGCAGAACGCATCAATCAGGGCATGTCTAATCTTATCAGGCAGAGGAAAAATTTGCTCCATGCAAAAGACCTCTCGTGGCCGTCGAGGAAACGTTGACTCGTCGGGAAACCAGTCTATATTCTCTTCCCATAACATTGAGGTTTTGTTGAAAACCAGGCAGGTCGATGCACCTCTAACGAAGTAGCAAGCTCCCCGAGTAAATCGAAGCTTTATTGAACCCGGAGTTGTACAATATAGTTGTTCCAGAGCTTCTCTGTGCGGTCAAGGAGTAGGACTTTTTACGCCCACGGGGTTCCAGGCTGCCCAAATACTCTGCCTGTAGAGCCGATGCCGATCTCTCGGAATGGAGCTCTAGTGCCAATAGCTGCTTGCTGGGCCCTAGCAAAAGAAGAAGTTGTTGAGATTGCAGACTTAGCAGAAAGTAGTCGACGAAGGAGGTCTTGTGGAGTagaatcttcttcttcaagcttTTTTTCAAGCTGGAGGTTTCCTTCGATTGCAACGGCTAGGTAACTGACCCGTGACTCCACGGTCTCGTCGGTTTTCTGGGCTTCTCTGCGGGAAGACATCGTGGGCTCTAAGTCACATAAGACTCAGCTTCAAAATGGCCTTAGGTAGGGGTCGAGGATACTCACGTAGAATTAGGCAAAGGACAGTGTCAAGAAGCGAGATTGTTTAAGGGTTGAACGTCAGTTGTGGTATCGAAGGTGGGAGTTGAGAACGAAGGGTTGTGATGGGGATGTGAGATTCTACGTTAGGGACATTAAGCTATATCATGGACAAGCATTTACGCATCAATGCTAACCTGGAAACACTCAAGCTTGAAATTTGTGAACTTAATTCAGATctgctttcttctctttttccatTCCCATCTGCCTCGCCTTCCATTCCTATTCTACCAACTAAATCAACTGCCTTGATAGAGCGCGTCTCTCTGCCTCGTGTGGCTCATTCAAAATGTCAATGTATGTTTCACTAATTTAGAGGTAACGTTCTTGAAAAACAATCCACAATAAAGAATCCCTCTCAATGCCTGGCCGGGGATAATAAGGATCATTGCCCCAAAAGGCAGCAGCAGCTTATTCCACTCCTTTTGAATCCATTGTCATCCTCCTACATAAATCAAAGTCTAGAACCCATATCGAATGGTCTCCAAGGGCATTATACTCCATTTAAGAGGATCCTTGTAAGGCGGTGCAAGAACAAACTCAATATCATTCCCATCAATCTCGCCAACCCAGTGCATTGTAGCGAGAGCTTCGGCCATAGCTCTTACGTACTGGCTCAAATCGCTCGTTATCATACCAGTTCTTCGAATTGGTCAAGATAAAGTGGGAAGTTCCGTAGAGAAAACGCTATGAATTGCGACGTGGTATAGGGCTTTCGTGTTCGCCTTCGGCCGAGGTAAGGCCTTACCAAGCAGTCCTTATTAGGATCGCTAGCAGTGATCTCTCGTATGATCTTTGGTGGACAGTACTTCTTAATAATAAGTTGTCGTATAGCATCAGAGAAAGGAGGTATACGTTGGGACTGGATCATATTGCATGGTGACGTATAGCCTGGTGGAAATTTCCGATGATTTACAGACCACCATTTCTGGTCCGTTATCGTGATAAAATCATAGCATGCCGGAATCTGCACTTTGATTTGTAGGGTATGGATCTTTTGGAAGCTTTGGATTGTTCGGTGGTGCATTTCAAAGTCGTTTCTCAAAGATCGATCAGGTCCACCATCCTCCCTTTTGAACGCGGAACCAGCCTCAGATGCCCAAACGGTGCCGCAAAACCCATGCCCGATAGTGTGTAGCGTGGAAGTATCTGCTTCTTCAGCATGTTTAAGGAGGTTGCTAGCCATCAAGTCTTTGTGGTGGTGGGCTTGTGTCTTTGTAGTTGTATCATTGTGCCCGTGTCTTCGTGATTGTGTCTCTGTGGTTGTGTCTCTGGTGTGTTTCTCAAAAGTTGTGGTTTTCCATAAAGCGAGGAGAAGGGCGAGTAGGTACATACTATGCAACAATGACGTATAAATTGGACTAGCAAAGGGACGGATATGATGTGACACAAATCTATAGTTTCAACAATGCATGGGACGACCAATAGATTGTGTCAAAACCAATGGTACAATACCGGGTTCCAGTTAAGAAGGTAGGTCCCACCGACGGTAACTACACTACTCCACTGACAGTGAACTTGAAAAATTACCTAATTGGAACTAGTCTTGTTCGGTAGGCGGGGTCATAATAAAATACGTGTTTATGCATTTCTGCCTCAGTTCTTCTCCACTTCTCAGTATCCACACACTTTGCTTTATTTCCACTAAACAATCAGTCCTTTACCACTGTTGTACTGCTTCTTTACTGCGTCATTATAGCTACCATTGGAGACATTGTGCAATGTATACCATTTCTTAATCCAATTATAACTTTAGTTAAATGGCATTAACTAACTGGTGTTATCATATATTAGTAAACCTTCTGTATTACAACTAGACTGCGATATCGCCTATAGACGGGCGGGTGGGCATTGCCCACGGGCCTTGTATAAGCGGGAAATGGGCCCCGGGCGTCGTGGGCGCCTATAGGCCTTTTTAGTAAGCAGAATTTCTTAACCTTGTGATATATATTATTTATACAATTTTTCTCTATATTTTTAATTAATTTAATTATATATGTAATAACATAATACTACTATCACTTTTTTAACTAGGGTTAGAAATAAGCTTTAGAAGCCTTTATGTAATAACTTAGGTATTTATTATAGTTATGTATTCACACTAATACGATTTAAATTAATTGTTTTTAGGTTTACTTAGGCCTTACAAGTCCCGCAGCACCAGTGCTACGGCAGCACCAGACACCTGGTTCGGTACTACAGTGCTATAGCACTATAAATAGTGTAAAcactgtcagggtgcgggctagcaggacggtatgataggagatgactggtaggaacaggtcataacgtatcagattccacttgacaggtacaggcaggggcaggctattatgttgaacgaaatacagcgtactttccactagaccataacaaaaaccaaggttcctgtttatggcctagggaggccgtatttgaggtttgacataatagcctgcccctgcctgtacctgtcaagtggaatctgatctgttacgatctgttcctaccagtcatctcctatcataccgtcctgccagcccgcaccctgacactacgtagctcctacccctaggagttgactgtctgaaaatgtctgaaccgccctgaaagcccccgaactgaactctggtagacccggtcctgagcagaccgctaccaccccgcctgtgaacggagtcactacaaccactccacctgaactgccagacctgccagaagaaccgcctgctaccgctgaagtcccgcctattatcactgttccgcccgacattgccgatccgcccatcaccgctgcccctgaaagaagagtccgattcatcgagaacaacctgcccgaacaGTACAATCTATtctggaagcgttagacaaggACGCTAgcagtcaccctgcgacccgagacgcggaaaagttcgctacacgaatgcaagaactgactgagtacgtccgcgccgagatactgtccgcacaagcccgatacgaagaacaaacgaaccgtcaccgcgcccctgcccgccgataccgctctggacaactggtctggctgaacgccaggaatatccgaaccctccgcccgcagaagaaactggactggaagaacctaggcccctttaaggtcctagaagctataagcgcacacgcttacaagctcgaactgcctgctagtatgaagaagagcctgctgaatacctggaccacgcccgcgagatcgtacggaacttccaccgaagatacccgcacaagcctcggctctaagggagggggtactgtcacggtgcgaaccgtgatgcttagtaagaggaagatcacggcacgtgatatccgacctgtttatctgaacttcagttctagatcctgttgtagctctgggagctacgtcttgtataatagcctgcccctgcctgtacctgtcaagtggaatctgatctgttacgacctgttcctaccagtcatcctgtaagtaggacacatacgctcggaggtattgttccagtacggcgttcgcgcgttcagtctggccatcagtttccgggtgataagcggttgacagcaggttggtgattcgcaggcgctttgtcaggtgtttccagaattgggccacgaactggggtcctcggtcagatacaacggtatttggcaggccgtgcagtttccagacatgacgggtgtacaggcgggcgacttcttcagcgttgcaggttcccttgcagtgtatgaagtgcttcatcttggtcagacggtctaccacgactaggatggcgtcgtaaccgtagctcaggggcaggtgcgtgatgaagtccatgctgatatcttgccaggctctctcaggtacgggcagttgtctcaggatcccttgacggacttctcgggcggggatgatacggcggcaggtatggcagttcttggtccagtcgctcacgtactggtatactctaagccagtagtattctcgggacagcagttcataggtcttcgaccggccagggtgtcccacggtgggcttgtcatgacataggcgcagtatttcagctttcagttcatcgttgtcagggacgtataagcggttccggtagtagaggtagttgcctctttgttcgcagtcggcaagtgtaatctcagggtgacggctagcgttcttgtctaacgcttccagaATAGATTGTACtgttcgggcaggttgttttcgatgaatcggactcttctttcaggagcagcggtgatgggcggatcggcaatgtcgggcggaacagtgataataggcgggacttcagcggtagcaggcggttcttctggcaggtctggcagttcaggtggagtggtcgtaggcttccagcagtaaatccttggtcgtagatggtggttcgggcaggttgttctcgatgaatcggactcttctttcaggggcagcggtgatgggtggatcggcaatgtcgggcggaaaagtgataataggcgggacttcagcggtagcaggcggttcttctggcaggtctggcagttcaggtggagtggttgtagtgactccgttcacaggcggggtggtagcggtctgctcaggaccgggtctaccagagttcagttcgggggctttcagggcggttcagacattttcagacagtcaactcctaggggtaggagctacgtagtgtcagggtgcgggctggcaggacggtatgataggagatgactggtaggaacagatcgtaacagatcagattccacttgacaggtacaggcaggggcaggctattatacaagacgtagctcccagagctacaacaggatctagaactgaagttcagataaacaggtcggatatcacgtgccgtgatcttcctcttactaagcatcacggttcgcaccgtgacaaatAGGCTCGGAGCTAATAAGCTCTCTAAGTTGATCATTGCGGTATTTCTACTGGGTAGATTAATTATACGCTGTAGTGGTAATAATCTAAAGGTTGGTAGTAgttgtagaaatatataGTATACGATATATATACATCTCTTCTCGAGTTATTTTTCATTAACTAAGTAGTAAATGACTAGTACATAAGAATTTATCCCCTAGAACTCCGCTTACATAGATACTATAAATTTTATGTTAAAACGGGATAACCTAATTAAACATACCTTATATTTCAACACTAAATAGAAGCCCTATGTTGAAAAACTGGTTAGACCAACGTGAGCATTGACCATAGGTACACCCTGGAGGGCCAGGGAGGCCTCCTTCGTCTGTGATCTGAGCGACTAGTAAAATACCACCTGACAACCTGACAACCTGACAACCTGATAACCTGACAACCACCGCGCCGGGCCGGGAGCGCTACCATACGTAGATCTAAAGAGATTTTCTATTTTTAAAGAGATTTGTCTTGATTTTAGTTAATTTAGAGTAATTAGCGTGGGTTTTCGCCCGAAAGGTAGTCCTACGAAGGCGCATCTGGGGTGTTAAATCAGGTACGTTTTAACAGCACGCTACTTCGCTAATAGCGCTGATTTCTTACTTCTTAATATCCTAGATAGTTAATAAGATGCTACCTTCTCTATCTCTTGGGTGGGGTGCgcagctcggtagtgaaatacgttagtAGTGACTTCGTATGTTTTTAGGCGCCAAGACCCCTTGATTGGGCCCGGATAGGCTTTCGTAGGCTAAAATCTgtgggctttgcggaagcCTATTAGACAGTTTTATTATTTATTTTCTACCCCCTGTGAAAGATCTAAAAGAACTTCAATAAATCCATGCTACTTAGTGTGATATTTGTATTGTATGTTTTCAGTTATTTAATTTAATATTTAATAGTGTGCGGGAAAAATTCACTATCCTAGGACTTTCCATCGTAAGGCGTACCTATGGAATTTCTGTTGTGTCTTTACAACGCAGCGCCCACGTTCTGCTAGCACCCACCGCCCGGGATCAACTTTTGCTCCATTCAACACTACGGACACCACCAACCTACACATCGATCACGCAGTCACTTTCGCAATGGCAGGTAACGACATTATTCGGTCGCTGAGGTTGCTATCACGCAGCTCAGGTGGACTCATGTCAGGCCCGAAGCAGGTGACGGTTAGTGCAATCCATCCTCTACAGCCGGGTCCTAGGACGAATTTACTGACAGCGCATCGAATCATACAGCAACGATGCCTCACGCGCTCAATGGAAACAGACGCTACAACACAACCCCTCGTGGCAACTAAAGATGCCGTCCAGGTCGAACAAGCACAACGACCAGGGGGCCAGACCCCTGTTCAAGTCATGACCTACAGGTGGCCCAACTTGGAACCCCAGCGCCTGGTCCACTACTCCCGAAGGCTACTTCAGATGCCCACACGTCACGACATTCT
Above is a genomic segment from Penicillium digitatum chromosome 3, complete sequence containing:
- a CDS encoding mitochondrial 54S ribosomal protein mL38, with amino-acid sequence MVHCERASKPLLQCLRNTYSRGVAGVQLQTRAFQSTASVREPEAETPSKPFHKAPDPSLVTSPRLERRLLRQGTAPIGSRRRRAALQDSENLPFEQLPYQCFQEARKILLADREEKLKEIETMRQRLARQEALSVEEAGGAKAKKSRVTAMQLHLERLKVLADINDPLVKRKFEDNEGDMSKPIYRFLADRKWREYRRKILVQRITQMNVIPDVLPHCDPVVETKLYFGKRQVQAGEFVEAKLSTSAPKLDVQIFEGGEKLVTIAVVDPDVPNVENNNFDYKTHFLAVNVPISATSTKVDLAQLLEDSQVVLPWLPPVAQKGSPYHRLSLFIMEQKDSQPLDFAAVKAKENNRETTLLRTLQSRYHLKAIGAHLFRSQWDDTTLEVMKEIGFDGANVELRRKRVEPLPYKRRNPSSFR
- a CDS encoding OxaJ: MSSRREAQKTDETVESRVSYLAVAIEGNLQLEKKLEEEDSTPQDLLRRLLSAKSAISTTSSFARAQQAAIGTRAPFREIGIGSTGRVFGQPGTPWA